One window of the Chryseobacterium camelliae genome contains the following:
- a CDS encoding helix-turn-helix domain-containing protein translates to MRLWLSGLWLMMGIFAYGQAQYDRSILMAQAQDYFTLHPEKSEMIGYYIQKNFPDEPSGKEAAYIIIMARYLQNHTSELTDTGPGENNTYPEDYLIAYATALYSAGLNTEILQPYDPSGIVRDMDAITSRLKRKQYRQSIPSIRRLISRTTDQNMNSLKIFWSAVFDTVPLENLAVFRDEISAIAKRYPREAEAILLSARLQIAEKNTDAAKKAMAGLDAADIGKSQNLRLKKDYLDIATLLSFYGNSAQDYIRNKNIRDGIIRNIAAENQKFRSRWYSFTEDNNRLAFESRNKRTGLVLGICLLIISTVIVSLLIYLYNVKNRIKRFELLKSRIKSLSDKKTPLNIIPEKTESLLLDKLTRFESEEDFLSPNMSLNVLAKKLGTNTKYLSETINTCKGKNFNTYINELRINYILTKLNNDPVYRNYKISYLAEECGFSSHSLFASVFKTVVGISPINYIRILNEKR, encoded by the coding sequence ATGAGGCTATGGCTATCGGGGCTGTGGCTCATGATGGGCATATTTGCTTACGGACAGGCTCAATATGACCGTTCAATTCTGATGGCCCAGGCCCAGGATTACTTTACCCTGCATCCTGAAAAATCAGAGATGATAGGATATTATATCCAGAAAAATTTTCCTGACGAGCCATCCGGGAAAGAGGCAGCCTACATCATTATCATGGCCCGTTACCTGCAGAACCATACTTCTGAGCTTACTGATACCGGTCCGGGTGAAAACAACACTTATCCTGAAGACTATCTCATTGCTTATGCCACAGCTTTATATTCTGCGGGACTGAACACGGAAATCCTGCAACCCTACGACCCGTCCGGAATTGTACGGGATATGGATGCCATAACTTCCCGGCTGAAACGGAAACAGTACCGGCAATCCATACCTTCCATCAGGAGACTGATCTCAAGGACTACGGATCAGAACATGAACAGCCTTAAAATATTCTGGTCTGCCGTTTTCGATACCGTGCCTCTGGAAAACCTTGCTGTGTTCAGGGATGAAATATCAGCAATAGCCAAACGATATCCCCGTGAAGCGGAAGCGATATTATTATCCGCAAGACTGCAGATCGCAGAAAAAAACACGGATGCGGCAAAAAAAGCAATGGCCGGACTTGATGCTGCAGACATCGGGAAAAGCCAGAACCTGCGCTTGAAAAAAGACTACCTGGATATAGCGACCCTGCTGAGCTTTTACGGAAATTCAGCCCAGGATTATATCCGGAACAAAAACATACGGGACGGCATTATCAGAAATATAGCAGCCGAAAATCAAAAGTTCCGCTCCCGGTGGTACAGCTTTACGGAGGACAACAACCGGCTGGCTTTCGAATCCCGCAATAAACGTACGGGTCTTGTGCTGGGCATTTGCCTGTTGATCATCAGTACAGTCATCGTTTCTTTGCTGATCTATCTGTATAATGTGAAAAACAGAATCAAAAGGTTTGAACTGCTGAAGTCCAGGATAAAATCCTTATCGGATAAAAAAACACCGTTGAACATCATCCCGGAAAAAACGGAAAGCCTTCTTCTTGATAAGCTCACCCGGTTTGAATCTGAAGAGGATTTTCTATCGCCTAATATGAGCCTTAACGTACTGGCAAAAAAACTGGGTACGAATACAAAGTATTTATCGGAAACCATCAATACCTGCAAAGGAAAAAACTTCAATACCTACATCAATGAACTCAGGATCAATTACATTCTCACCAAGCTGAACAATGACCCGGTCTACCGGAATTATAAGATCAGCTACCTGGCCGAAGAATGCGGTTTTTCTTCCCATAGCCTTTTTGCTTCGGTCTTCAAGACTGTAGTAGGAATTTCACCCATCAATTATATCCGGATTTTAAATGAAAAAAGATAA
- a CDS encoding DUF7674 family protein, whose amino-acid sequence MNAQIPAINQTIAVEYLKFFFPTIRQEIAQLKHNFAATIQATVNYVKNLVREAKINIIKHHIKLIDWLYRNGNVEVRIMIENLFIRSFESFRKLSKTSHWKQIYEYMPIEFQQIYMNHIKLDEIMFKKK is encoded by the coding sequence ATGAATGCACAAATTCCAGCCATTAATCAAACAATAGCTGTGGAGTATTTAAAATTTTTCTTTCCAACCATCCGACAGGAAATTGCACAGCTTAAACATAACTTTGCCGCAACGATCCAGGCTACTGTGAATTATGTAAAAAACCTTGTGCGCGAAGCTAAAATCAACATCATTAAGCATCACATCAAATTGATAGACTGGTTGTACAGAAACGGAAATGTAGAGGTAAGGATCATGATTGAGAATCTTTTCATCAGATCTTTTGAAAGTTTCAGGAAACTTTCCAAGACGAGTCACTGGAAGCAGATCTATGAGTATATGCCGATAGAATTCCAGCAGATCTACATGAATCACATCAAACTGGATGAGATCATGTTTAAAAAGAAATAA
- a CDS encoding DUF7674 family protein produces MNYSETVQEIQTIVPDIQNQLQEKNNPYTAIRVFTDHIKRMIRQNDRNLIRASLNKMSAIYSQGDAALKNAIENTFIYSLDNCTAFCTEEYRKLIFSCMSKDLQKSYTAQIYQHGI; encoded by the coding sequence ATGAACTATTCAGAAACCGTTCAGGAGATACAAACTATTGTCCCTGATATACAGAACCAACTTCAGGAAAAAAATAACCCTTATACGGCAATCCGTGTTTTTACGGACCATATCAAAAGAATGATCCGTCAGAATGACCGGAACCTCATCAGAGCAAGCCTGAATAAAATGAGTGCCATTTACAGCCAGGGAGATGCAGCGCTTAAAAATGCCATTGAAAACACTTTTATCTATTCCCTGGATAACTGCACGGCATTCTGTACGGAAGAATACCGTAAACTGATCTTCAGCTGCATGTCAAAAGATCTGCAGAAAAGCTATACCGCGCAGATTTATCAACACGGCATATAA
- a CDS encoding nucleoid-associated protein — translation MFSKIIVHRVGNKINGESLMLSQEELQLDEGMTELLEDYFLGSFKSEETYQFYSDSYLVNNPIYSAASEIFDDKAKFLWESENIAKHLFEAAENPRVQGGELFIVYFEGEGSGEEKVDKIGIFKTEKRESFLKIFPENETFGMEKDQGISLSKIDKAALIYNNGKETGYVLSVVDNNKNGDMYYWFEDFLKVKQRDDEYFHTQEALMVYKDYITKQLPQEFEVSRADQADFLNKSINFFKEKEEFNIDEFNKEVLGDEHVIESFVNFKTDYEQDMQINIAEEFPINETAVKKTQRHFKSIIKLDKNFHIYIHGDRQMIDQGQNEKGKYYMLYFDKEA, via the coding sequence ATGTTTTCAAAAATCATCGTTCACAGAGTAGGAAATAAGATTAACGGAGAATCGCTTATGCTTTCCCAGGAGGAGCTGCAGCTGGATGAAGGGATGACAGAGCTGCTGGAAGATTACTTTTTAGGCTCGTTCAAATCCGAAGAAACCTACCAGTTTTACAGCGATTCCTATCTTGTGAACAATCCTATTTACAGTGCTGCATCAGAGATTTTCGATGATAAGGCTAAATTCCTGTGGGAATCTGAAAACATTGCCAAGCATCTTTTTGAAGCTGCGGAGAACCCCAGGGTACAGGGAGGTGAATTGTTCATTGTATATTTTGAAGGTGAGGGAAGCGGTGAAGAAAAAGTGGATAAGATCGGGATCTTCAAGACGGAGAAAAGGGAGTCATTCCTGAAGATTTTCCCGGAAAATGAAACTTTCGGCATGGAAAAAGACCAGGGAATCAGCCTTTCAAAGATAGATAAGGCTGCATTGATCTACAATAACGGGAAAGAAACCGGCTATGTGCTTTCCGTAGTGGATAATAATAAGAACGGTGATATGTATTACTGGTTTGAGGATTTCCTGAAGGTAAAGCAGCGTGACGATGAATATTTCCATACCCAGGAAGCGTTGATGGTTTATAAGGACTACATCACCAAGCAGCTGCCGCAGGAATTTGAGGTCTCCAGGGCAGACCAGGCAGACTTCCTGAATAAGTCCATTAATTTCTTCAAGGAAAAAGAAGAATTTAATATTGATGAGTTCAATAAAGAGGTTTTAGGCGACGAGCATGTTATTGAAAGCTTTGTCAATTTCAAAACCGATTATGAGCAGGATATGCAGATCAATATTGCTGAGGAATTCCCGATTAATGAAACAGCAGTAAAAAAGACCCAGCGCCATTTTAAAAGCATTATTAAGCTGGATAAGAATTTCCATATTTACATTCACGGAGACCGCCAGATGATTGACCAGGGCCAGAATGAGAAAGGAAAATACTATATGCTGTATTTTGATAAGGAAGCTTAA
- a CDS encoding response regulator transcription factor, whose translation MSKKILIADDHHIVLEGTSMVLESRIPDVIIDQAEDYPEAYEKICREKYDMIILDINMPESKNKKMISEITEADPDIKILVFSAYEDSVAIQYIREGAHGYVNKLSKIDELVDAVHKIFSEGHYYSNTIVSQLLVSSIRNIPLNPLDSLSKREYEIFRLMVKGYGNLEISNTMNIQMPTISTYKKRIYIKLKTANIADLIELYNKYC comes from the coding sequence ATGAGTAAAAAAATCCTTATTGCAGATGACCATCATATTGTGCTTGAAGGTACTTCGATGGTGTTGGAATCCAGGATTCCGGATGTTATTATTGATCAGGCCGAGGATTATCCGGAAGCCTATGAGAAGATCTGCCGTGAAAAGTACGATATGATCATCCTCGACATCAATATGCCGGAAAGCAAAAATAAAAAAATGATTTCTGAGATTACTGAAGCGGATCCCGATATTAAGATCCTCGTATTTTCAGCATATGAAGATTCCGTAGCCATACAATATATCCGTGAAGGTGCCCATGGCTACGTCAATAAACTCAGCAAAATAGATGAACTGGTAGACGCGGTACATAAAATATTCTCCGAAGGGCATTATTATTCCAATACCATCGTCAGCCAGCTTCTGGTTTCATCCATCCGGAACATCCCGCTTAATCCGCTTGACAGCCTTTCAAAAAGGGAATATGAAATATTCAGGCTGATGGTGAAAGGATACGGCAACCTGGAGATTTCCAATACGATGAATATCCAGATGCCTACCATCAGCACGTATAAAAAACGGATCTACATCAAGCTGAAGACAGCCAATATTGCCGACCTTATCGAACTGTACAATAAATATTGCTGA
- a CDS encoding ligand-binding sensor domain-containing protein produces the protein MIRNILLFIILSFSCKAYGQKFNILKYDTENGLPQNSVKDITKDAYGFIWLTTENGIVRYDGSSFLTYRNFPLNTQRFAHFYGNRDKDSIFTNDGYENSVLLHRRAPKIFSQKNKSHNNVIVKDGYQYVQYSNKAYTYDLLKGIGCYIKVRNGTYYIRENAMVYHDDRDKKDYPVNIRITLNQLFDFFTIDHTLFHLNYTSGSVQAIRDGKMIRSYTAPLLTDPESKIFWSQINGQAFVINRNTIYRCLLTNGKLSILKLADMDNLKYCISMYYDESYKKLYLGSTTSGLRILNFLDFSATEQKPAQFTNIFYSTLPYGNDQVITPYGEIYDRNGFVKSKHFSSLTPYFLADDQNGNIMVESKANTLLSYQKKEGFNTNRPFHIPENYFVDLYYDRNAYYIASRKSKETINTGYTGILSVYADGSFSKPVQQFKLNNEITKIARLDPDNVLAGTIKTLYRINMKTGKIYNLSPGKNILIRNIIRTNDGNFWITTLGKGFFLLKNDRLIRMPYDTNKNISSSHTILEDPKGFLWISTNNGLYRVLKSQLLKYSSDSSTRVNYYRFSKEEGFNTNEFNGGGNFCGNRLNNGEFVLPSLNGLVFFDPLKVNAHYPAQVYIERAVIDGKTLNFDGKINLNQDVYRADIFIDVPYYANADNVKILARLSNSSHAKWETIGKDRKYSMSNIEPGSYKLEVKVLASDHEKYIYKTIAVYVPPFFYQTLLFRVLCASVLILLIYLLLKWRVSFLQKKNRELEEIIEARTRSLSDTVDDLKSTEIELYKEIEQQKKLIGTITHDITSPVRFIAITAKEMLDRQEKTPESVEKVLSSIYKSSFQLYNFTRTLKEYADIYSNHRSHENETYLLYDLIEEKILLFSEIARNNHTVIINTIDRTVSTTVSKNIFAAIIHNLLDNSVKFTQNGSITFSCMHHEDALSLSIVDTGSGMDESKIQYYTKLQDNIEHEKLLLQKYGLGLHLVLQLLQMIEGTIVFRRNTIGTSCIITVKNKKDE, from the coding sequence TTGATTAGGAATATACTGCTTTTTATTATACTGTCTTTTTCATGCAAAGCATATGGCCAGAAATTTAATATCCTGAAATACGATACGGAAAACGGTCTTCCCCAAAACAGCGTTAAAGATATTACAAAAGATGCCTATGGCTTTATCTGGCTCACCACCGAAAACGGGATTGTACGCTATGACGGTTCGAGTTTCCTCACTTACCGCAACTTCCCGCTCAATACACAACGGTTTGCGCACTTCTACGGCAACAGGGACAAGGACAGCATTTTCACCAATGACGGTTATGAAAATTCTGTACTGCTGCATCGGCGTGCCCCTAAAATATTCAGTCAGAAGAACAAAAGCCACAACAACGTTATTGTAAAAGACGGGTATCAGTATGTTCAATACTCAAACAAAGCCTATACTTATGATCTGCTGAAAGGCATAGGGTGCTATATCAAAGTCAGGAACGGCACTTACTATATCCGGGAAAACGCCATGGTGTATCATGATGACCGGGATAAAAAAGATTACCCTGTTAACATCCGAATCACCCTGAACCAGCTGTTTGATTTTTTTACGATTGATCATACGCTATTCCATCTCAACTATACATCAGGGTCTGTTCAGGCAATCCGGGACGGGAAAATGATCCGTTCCTATACTGCTCCGCTGCTTACCGACCCGGAAAGTAAGATTTTCTGGAGCCAGATCAACGGTCAGGCATTTGTGATCAACCGTAACACCATTTACCGCTGCCTCCTCACGAACGGCAAGCTCAGCATCCTTAAGCTGGCCGATATGGACAACCTGAAATACTGCATCAGCATGTATTATGATGAATCCTATAAAAAACTGTACCTCGGCAGCACTACCAGCGGGCTGAGGATCCTGAATTTCCTTGATTTTTCTGCTACGGAACAGAAGCCGGCGCAGTTTACCAATATTTTTTATTCTACCCTTCCTTATGGGAATGACCAGGTCATTACGCCGTACGGGGAAATCTATGACCGGAACGGATTCGTCAAAAGCAAGCATTTCAGCAGCCTTACCCCTTATTTTCTAGCTGATGACCAGAACGGAAATATCATGGTCGAGAGTAAGGCTAATACGCTGCTGTCTTACCAGAAAAAAGAGGGATTCAATACTAACCGGCCGTTTCATATTCCGGAAAATTATTTTGTTGACCTTTACTACGACCGGAATGCCTACTATATTGCCAGCAGAAAATCCAAAGAAACGATCAACACAGGATATACAGGGATATTATCGGTATATGCCGACGGGTCTTTCAGTAAGCCTGTACAACAGTTTAAGCTGAATAATGAAATTACGAAAATTGCCAGGCTGGACCCGGACAATGTTCTGGCAGGTACCATAAAAACCCTGTACCGGATCAATATGAAAACCGGAAAGATCTACAACCTCAGTCCGGGAAAAAATATCCTGATCCGCAATATCATACGGACCAATGACGGGAACTTCTGGATAACCACTCTGGGAAAAGGCTTTTTCCTGCTGAAAAATGACCGCCTGATCAGGATGCCCTATGATACCAATAAAAATATATCTTCTTCCCATACCATTCTGGAAGACCCAAAAGGTTTTTTATGGATTTCCACGAACAACGGTTTATACAGGGTGCTTAAGAGCCAGCTTCTCAAATACAGCTCAGATTCTTCAACCCGGGTGAACTATTACCGTTTCTCCAAGGAAGAAGGTTTTAATACCAATGAATTCAACGGCGGAGGGAATTTCTGCGGAAACCGGCTGAACAACGGCGAATTCGTACTGCCTTCGCTTAACGGACTGGTCTTCTTTGACCCGCTGAAGGTGAATGCCCATTATCCCGCCCAAGTATACATTGAACGCGCAGTGATTGACGGAAAAACCCTGAATTTTGATGGCAAAATCAATCTGAATCAGGATGTCTACCGGGCCGATATCTTTATTGATGTGCCGTATTATGCCAATGCCGACAATGTAAAAATACTGGCAAGGCTGAGCAATTCCTCACATGCGAAGTGGGAAACTATCGGGAAAGACCGCAAGTATTCTATGTCCAATATCGAGCCGGGCTCCTATAAGCTCGAAGTAAAGGTTCTGGCATCGGACCACGAAAAGTATATTTATAAGACCATTGCCGTTTACGTCCCTCCTTTTTTCTACCAGACGCTGCTGTTCCGTGTTTTATGTGCTTCTGTCCTTATCCTGCTGATTTATCTCCTGTTAAAGTGGAGGGTCAGCTTCCTCCAGAAAAAAAACCGTGAGCTGGAAGAAATCATTGAAGCCAGGACCAGAAGCCTGTCCGATACGGTGGATGACCTGAAGTCTACGGAAATTGAGCTGTACAAAGAGATTGAGCAGCAGAAAAAGCTGATTGGCACGATAACGCATGATATTACCAGCCCCGTACGCTTCATTGCCATCACTGCCAAAGAAATGCTGGACAGGCAAGAAAAAACTCCGGAGAGCGTGGAAAAAGTCCTTTCTTCCATTTATAAATCATCGTTCCAGCTGTATAATTTCACCAGGACGCTGAAAGAGTATGCTGATATTTACAGCAACCACAGGTCGCATGAAAATGAAACCTACCTGCTGTATGACCTTATCGAGGAAAAAATCCTCCTGTTCAGCGAAATAGCCAGGAACAACCATACCGTGATCATCAATACTATCGACCGGACCGTGAGTACAACGGTCAGTAAAAATATTTTTGCTGCCATCATCCATAATCTTCTCGATAACAGTGTTAAATTTACGCAGAACGGCTCTATTACGTTTTCCTGTATGCATCATGAAGATGCCCTTTCGCTGAGCATTGTGGATACGGGTTCCGGTATGGATGAAAGCAAAATACAGTATTATACCAAACTTCAGGATAATATCGAACATGAGAAGCTGCTCCTCCAGAAATACGGGCTCGGCCTTCACCTGGTCCTGCAGCTGCTGCAGATGATTGAAGGTACCATAGTTTTCCGGCGGAACACGATAGGAACGTCCTGTATCATTACGGTAAAAAATAAAAAAGATGAGTAA
- a CDS encoding ATP-binding protein — translation MNFVQCHEEPIHIPGCIQSFGYLIGINAESRSITFISGNIGDIFNIESIEGLFGRKVTDFPQSFQSIIQSDIYTSLDNFTRRENETYFDKIFINGVQYHFSVFRSDDHIFLEFEEVIFNPNKRISNKYDSFYIMDNAQEIWEQLLNTLAPIINYDRMMIYKFMMDGSGKVIAEKKKDHVESYLGLHYPESDIPRQARELYMKKRKRIFSNVHSETVPVLSKQLESIDLTFTTSRAMSPIHGQYIKNSGASSSFSVSIVIDDHLWGLVTCQNTEPKHIDLEDRVQAGIFTALASNAYSSFKSKNELQYRLLLNDRTSLLKEQLLQNSNMFDVLAYNKSELAGLPEADGLAIISDEHMVTEGQVPERETISRIVDWALGNIDESMYVNKSFLKDHGKDLGLDEKAAGVIIYCIEKSKKEVLIWFRREFDEHISWGGKQEKKIELFVQNGEEKYIISPRTSFMVFTESIKGNSKRWNAKNISAVNAVRDVILEISHKNYNTIKSLNDELKKVNEELDSFSYTISHDLGTPLTVMKLNAQMLLNTLTDGSEKSRAKIKAIINEIDGMAEMMNDVLQLSRAKHSEIMLESIPTAQTIEKIAENAKITFESPKSEIIIKACPEVMADKTMLHQVFLNIINNAVKYSSHREQPIVEINGAEDGEFIVYRISDNGIGIPEEEKHKMFKIFNRMVNARKFKGNGVGLSIVHRIMKRIGGSVGYESNEDGTTFILKFKKP, via the coding sequence ATGAATTTTGTACAGTGTCATGAGGAGCCTATACATATCCCCGGATGTATACAAAGTTTTGGATATCTGATTGGCATCAATGCAGAATCACGTTCCATCACTTTTATAAGCGGGAATATCGGGGACATATTTAATATCGAAAGCATTGAAGGGCTTTTCGGTAGAAAGGTCACAGACTTTCCTCAGAGCTTCCAGAGCATCATACAGTCAGATATTTATACTTCCCTGGATAATTTTACCAGACGCGAAAATGAAACCTACTTTGATAAGATTTTCATCAACGGAGTGCAGTACCATTTTTCTGTTTTCCGGAGCGATGATCATATATTTTTAGAATTCGAAGAAGTAATCTTCAATCCCAATAAACGCATCTCCAATAAATACGACAGTTTTTATATCATGGACAATGCGCAGGAAATCTGGGAACAGCTCCTCAATACCCTGGCTCCGATTATTAATTACGACCGCATGATGATCTACAAATTCATGATGGACGGTTCCGGAAAGGTGATCGCTGAGAAAAAAAAGGACCATGTGGAAAGCTATCTCGGGCTCCATTATCCGGAATCCGACATTCCACGCCAGGCCCGGGAACTGTATATGAAGAAGCGTAAGCGGATCTTCAGCAATGTCCATTCAGAAACCGTTCCGGTACTGAGTAAGCAGCTGGAAAGCATTGACCTTACGTTTACTACTTCAAGAGCGATGTCTCCCATTCACGGGCAGTACATCAAAAATTCCGGGGCTTCTTCAAGCTTCAGTGTATCAATTGTTATTGATGACCATCTTTGGGGGCTGGTGACCTGCCAGAATACGGAACCCAAGCATATTGACCTTGAGGACAGGGTGCAGGCAGGGATTTTTACTGCATTGGCCTCTAATGCCTATTCGTCTTTCAAATCTAAAAATGAGCTCCAGTACCGCCTCTTACTGAACGATAGAACGTCATTGCTGAAAGAGCAGTTGTTGCAGAACAGCAATATGTTTGACGTGCTCGCGTATAATAAATCTGAGCTGGCCGGACTTCCGGAAGCGGACGGTCTCGCCATTATTTCAGATGAACATATGGTGACTGAAGGTCAGGTCCCTGAGCGTGAAACCATCAGCAGGATTGTGGACTGGGCTCTGGGAAATATTGACGAAAGTATGTATGTCAACAAGAGCTTCCTTAAGGACCATGGCAAAGACCTGGGCCTTGATGAGAAAGCGGCCGGAGTTATTATCTATTGTATTGAAAAAAGCAAGAAAGAAGTGCTGATCTGGTTCCGCAGGGAATTTGACGAGCATATCAGCTGGGGCGGAAAACAGGAAAAAAAGATCGAGCTTTTTGTCCAGAACGGCGAAGAAAAATATATCATTTCCCCGAGAACGTCATTTATGGTCTTTACGGAAAGCATCAAAGGAAATTCCAAACGGTGGAATGCTAAAAATATAAGTGCCGTAAACGCTGTAAGGGATGTCATCCTGGAGATTTCACATAAAAATTACAACACGATAAAATCGCTCAATGACGAGCTGAAAAAAGTGAACGAAGAGCTGGACAGCTTTTCCTATACCATTTCCCATGACCTGGGGACACCTCTCACCGTCATGAAGCTGAATGCCCAGATGCTGCTGAACACCCTTACGGACGGCTCGGAGAAAAGCAGGGCGAAAATCAAAGCCATCATCAATGAGATCGACGGGATGGCTGAGATGATGAATGATGTCCTTCAGCTCAGCCGTGCCAAGCACAGCGAGATCATGCTGGAAAGCATTCCTACTGCGCAGACGATAGAGAAAATTGCAGAAAATGCAAAAATTACCTTTGAAAGCCCGAAGAGTGAAATCATCATCAAAGCATGCCCGGAAGTGATGGCTGATAAAACCATGCTTCACCAGGTGTTCCTGAACATCATCAACAATGCGGTAAAATACTCTTCCCACAGGGAGCAGCCGATTGTAGAGATCAACGGGGCGGAAGACGGTGAATTCATAGTCTACAGAATCAGTGATAACGGTATCGGTATTCCGGAAGAGGAAAAACATAAGATGTTTAAAATCTTTAACAGGATGGTCAACGCCAGGAAATTTAAAGGAAACGGGGTAGGCCTTTCCATTGTACACCGCATCATGAAAAGGATTGGCGGCAGTGTGGGCTATGAAAGCAATGAGGATGGAACGACATTTATTTTAAAGTTTAAAAAACCTTAA
- a CDS encoding biliverdin-producing heme oxygenase, which yields MVSEYLKHNTSVYHDAAEKLFNSEKIFNKTFTLDDYKKIIRNNYLMLLNAEDSIGKSLSGEWSDKIQLSKRKKLPLIEKDMESLSLSSQPSADPLTFENEHEALGALYVIEGSTLGGNVIAKQLSKTEGFDGISFHFFGCYQENTGLMWKSFKEALDNGVQEEDYDKVLAGARKLYTFLLNAE from the coding sequence ATGGTATCCGAATATCTTAAACATAATACGTCTGTGTATCACGACGCGGCTGAAAAGCTTTTTAATTCTGAAAAAATTTTCAATAAAACATTCACTTTAGACGACTATAAAAAGATCATCCGGAACAATTACCTGATGCTGCTGAATGCTGAGGATAGCATCGGAAAAAGCCTTTCAGGGGAGTGGAGTGATAAAATCCAGCTCAGCAAAAGGAAGAAGCTTCCGTTGATTGAAAAAGATATGGAAAGCCTTTCACTAAGCAGTCAGCCGTCAGCAGATCCCCTTACCTTTGAGAATGAGCATGAAGCGTTAGGCGCACTTTACGTGATCGAAGGATCTACCCTGGGCGGAAATGTGATTGCCAAACAGCTTTCCAAAACAGAGGGATTCGATGGCATCAGCTTTCATTTTTTCGGCTGCTATCAGGAAAACACAGGTCTTATGTGGAAGAGCTTCAAGGAGGCGCTGGACAACGGTGTACAGGAAGAAGATTACGATAAAGTACTGGCCGGAGCCAGGAAGCTGTATACTTTTTTGCTGAACGCTGAGTAA
- a CDS encoding malate dehydrogenase gives MKVTVVGAGAVGASCAEYIAMKNFCSEVVLVDIKEGFAEGKAMDLMQTASLNGFDTKITGTTGDYSKTAGSHIAVITSGIPRKPGMTREELIGINAGIVKEVTENLVKHSPEVIIIVVSNPMDTMAYLVHKTSGLPKHKIIGMGGALDSARFKYRLAEALEAPISDVDGMVIAAHSDTGMLPLLSKATRNGVPVTEFLDEEKQKYVIEETKVGGATLTKLLGTSAWYAPGAAVSVMVQAIACDQKKMIPCSLMLEGEYGQNDICLGVPAIIGKNGVERIVNVTLTADEQLKFAEAAHAVKEVNGDLKF, from the coding sequence ATGAAAGTAACCGTAGTAGGTGCAGGTGCTGTAGGAGCAAGTTGTGCAGAATACATCGCTATGAAAAACTTCTGTTCGGAAGTGGTTTTAGTAGATATTAAAGAAGGCTTTGCAGAAGGGAAGGCCATGGATCTGATGCAGACGGCATCCCTTAACGGGTTTGATACCAAAATCACCGGTACTACAGGGGATTACAGCAAAACGGCTGGTTCTCACATAGCCGTAATCACTTCAGGGATCCCTAGAAAACCGGGGATGACCAGAGAAGAGCTGATCGGCATCAATGCCGGAATCGTAAAAGAAGTAACGGAAAACCTGGTGAAACATTCCCCTGAGGTAATCATCATTGTGGTATCCAATCCAATGGATACTATGGCTTACCTGGTACACAAAACATCCGGGCTTCCTAAACATAAGATCATCGGAATGGGCGGAGCGCTGGACTCGGCAAGGTTCAAATACAGGCTGGCTGAGGCTCTTGAAGCGCCAATCTCAGACGTAGACGGGATGGTTATTGCTGCCCACAGTGATACCGGAATGCTTCCGCTGTTGAGCAAGGCTACCAGAAACGGGGTTCCTGTAACCGAATTCCTGGATGAGGAAAAACAAAAGTACGTTATTGAGGAAACCAAAGTAGGCGGAGCTACCCTTACCAAATTATTGGGGACTTCTGCATGGTATGCACCGGGTGCAGCGGTTTCTGTAATGGTTCAGGCAATCGCATGCGACCAGAAAAAAATGATCCCTTGTTCACTGATGCTGGAAGGAGAGTACGGACAGAATGATATCTGCCTGGGTGTTCCTGCGATCATCGGTAAAAACGGGGTAGAAAGAATCGTAAACGTTACCCTTACCGCAGACGAGCAGCTGAAATTTGCTGAAGCCGCTCACGCAGTAAAAGAAGTAAACGGAGATTTAAAATTCTAA